The Streptomonospora litoralis genome window below encodes:
- the argF gene encoding ornithine carbamoyltransferase, translating to MRHFLRDDDLTAAEQAAVLDLADAMKKDPYAHRPLEGPRTVALLFDKPSTRTRVSFAVGVSELGGHPLVIDAQGSQMGRGEPIEDTARVLERQVAAVVWRTFAQQRLEDMAAAAGVPVVNALTDTFHPCQILADLQTVRERKGRLAGLTLAYFGDGANNMAHSYLLGCALAGMHVRIAAPDGYRPDAAVLSRATEIAGTTGASITVTGDAAAAAAGADVLATDVWTSMGQEAEAAERAAPFEGYAVDEDALAAADPGAVVLHCLPAHRGEEIAASVIDGPNSAVWDQAENRRHAQKALLRFLLAGGDTGREADRR from the coding sequence GTGCGGCACTTCCTGCGCGACGACGACCTCACCGCCGCCGAGCAGGCCGCGGTCCTCGACCTCGCCGACGCCATGAAGAAGGACCCCTACGCCCACCGGCCGCTGGAGGGTCCGCGCACCGTGGCGCTGCTGTTCGACAAGCCCTCCACGCGCACCCGGGTCTCCTTCGCCGTGGGCGTGTCCGAGCTGGGCGGGCACCCGCTGGTCATCGACGCCCAGGGCAGCCAGATGGGCCGCGGCGAGCCCATCGAGGACACCGCCCGGGTCCTGGAGCGCCAGGTCGCCGCCGTCGTGTGGCGCACCTTCGCCCAGCAGCGGCTGGAGGACATGGCCGCCGCCGCGGGCGTGCCCGTCGTCAACGCCCTCACCGACACGTTCCACCCCTGCCAGATCCTCGCCGACCTGCAGACCGTGCGCGAACGCAAGGGCCGCCTCGCCGGGCTCACCCTCGCCTACTTCGGCGACGGCGCGAACAACATGGCCCACTCCTACCTGCTGGGCTGCGCACTGGCCGGCATGCACGTGCGCATCGCCGCGCCCGACGGCTACCGGCCCGACGCCGCCGTCCTCTCCCGCGCCACCGAGATCGCCGGCACCACCGGCGCCTCCATCACCGTCACCGGCGACGCCGCCGCAGCCGCAGCGGGCGCCGACGTGCTGGCCACCGACGTGTGGACGTCGATGGGCCAGGAGGCCGAAGCCGCCGAGCGCGCGGCGCCCTTCGAGGGCTACGCCGTCGACGAGGACGCGTTGGCCGCCGCCGACCCCGGCGCCGTCGTCCTGCACTGCCTGCCGGCCCACCGCGGCGAGGAGATCGCCGCATCCGTCATCGACGGACCCAACAGCGCCGTGTGGGACCAGGCGGAGAACCGCCGCCACGCGCAGAAGGCGCTGCTGAGGTTCCTGCTCGCCGGCGGCGACACCGGCAGAGAGGCCGATCGACGATGA
- the argB gene encoding acetylglutamate kinase, producing MNSRKQALDKANTLIEALPWLSRFHGKTVVVKYGGNAMTDPALRERFAENIVFLRYAGLRPVVVHGGGPQISAHLDRLGVTSTFAAGLRVTTPETMDVVRMVLVGQVNRDIVGLINAHGPFAVGLSGEDAHLITAERKSAWVDGAPVDLGQVGEVAEVQPGVVRTLLEDGRIPVISSVARSEEGVFNVNADTAAAALAVGLDAGKLVVLTDVEGLYADYPVCEELISRLTAGELETMLPDLAEGMVPKMEACLQAVRGGVPQAHVLDGRTPHSMLLEVFTNEGIGTMIVAEAEEPTEPVDIFEGE from the coding sequence ATGAACTCTCGCAAACAGGCCCTGGACAAGGCCAACACGCTGATCGAAGCCCTACCCTGGCTGAGCCGCTTCCACGGCAAGACCGTCGTGGTCAAGTACGGCGGCAACGCGATGACCGACCCCGCGCTGCGCGAGCGCTTCGCCGAGAACATCGTCTTCCTGCGCTACGCCGGCCTGCGCCCCGTCGTCGTGCACGGGGGCGGCCCGCAGATCAGCGCCCACCTGGACCGGCTCGGCGTCACCAGCACGTTCGCGGCCGGGCTGCGCGTCACCACCCCCGAGACCATGGACGTCGTGCGCATGGTGCTGGTGGGCCAGGTCAACCGCGACATCGTCGGGCTCATCAACGCCCACGGCCCCTTCGCCGTTGGCCTCTCCGGCGAGGACGCGCACCTGATCACCGCCGAGCGCAAGTCCGCCTGGGTCGACGGCGCCCCCGTCGACCTCGGGCAGGTCGGCGAGGTGGCCGAGGTCCAGCCCGGCGTCGTGCGCACCCTGCTCGAAGACGGCCGCATCCCCGTCATCTCCAGCGTCGCCCGCTCCGAGGAGGGCGTCTTCAACGTCAACGCCGACACCGCCGCCGCCGCGCTCGCGGTGGGCCTGGACGCCGGAAAACTCGTCGTGCTCACTGACGTCGAAGGGCTCTACGCCGACTATCCGGTCTGCGAGGAGCTGATCAGCAGGCTCACCGCCGGCGAGCTGGAGACCATGCTGCCCGACCTCGCCGAAGGCATGGTGCCCAAGATGGAGGCGTGCCTGCAGGCGGTGCGCGGCGGAGTCCCGCAGGCCCACGTCCTCGACGGGCGCACCCCCCACTCCATGCTGCTGGAGGTCTTCACCAACGAGGGCATCGGCACGATGATCGTCGCCGAGGCCGAGGAGCCCACCGAGCCCGTCGACATTTTCGAAGGCGAGTGA
- a CDS encoding argininosuccinate synthase — protein sequence MTERVVLAYSGGLDTSVAIGWIAEETGAEVVAVAIDCGQGGEDLDVVRQRAVDCGAVEAVVADAKDEFAGEYCIPAIQANALYMDRYPLVSALSRPLIVKHLAEAARYHNATMVGHGCTGKGNDQVRFEAGLAALFPELRVVAPVRDSGMTRDKAIAFAEEKGLPIDVTKKSPYSIDQNLFGRAVETGFLEDIWNGPIEDVYAYTDNPAEQREPDELVVTFTAGVPTAVDGKELSPLQVVEEMNRRAGAQGVGRIDMVEDRLVGIKSREVYEAPGAMALIAAHQELEAVTVERDLARFKRGVDQRWGELVYDGLWFSPLKQSLDVFVGEANRHVTGDIRMVLHGGRAVVTGRRSEASLYDYDLATYDTGDTYDQSMARGFIDVWSMPAKISNLRDRKHS from the coding sequence ATGACCGAGCGGGTCGTACTCGCGTACTCGGGGGGCCTGGACACCTCCGTCGCCATCGGCTGGATCGCCGAGGAGACCGGCGCGGAGGTCGTCGCCGTGGCCATCGACTGCGGCCAGGGAGGCGAGGACCTGGACGTCGTCCGCCAGCGGGCCGTCGACTGCGGCGCGGTCGAGGCCGTCGTCGCCGACGCCAAGGACGAGTTCGCCGGCGAATACTGCATCCCCGCCATCCAGGCCAACGCCCTCTACATGGACCGCTACCCGCTGGTTTCGGCGCTGTCGCGGCCGCTGATCGTCAAGCACCTGGCCGAAGCCGCCCGTTACCACAACGCCACCATGGTCGGCCACGGCTGCACCGGCAAGGGCAACGACCAGGTGCGCTTCGAGGCCGGCCTGGCCGCGCTGTTCCCCGAACTGCGGGTCGTCGCCCCCGTGCGCGACTCCGGCATGACCCGGGACAAGGCCATCGCCTTCGCGGAGGAGAAGGGCCTGCCCATCGACGTCACCAAGAAGTCGCCCTACTCCATCGACCAGAACCTGTTCGGCCGCGCGGTCGAGACCGGGTTCCTGGAGGACATCTGGAACGGGCCCATCGAGGACGTCTACGCCTACACCGACAACCCCGCCGAACAGCGCGAGCCCGACGAGCTGGTCGTCACCTTCACCGCCGGCGTGCCCACCGCGGTCGACGGCAAGGAACTCTCGCCGCTGCAGGTCGTCGAGGAGATGAACCGCCGCGCCGGCGCCCAGGGCGTGGGCCGCATCGACATGGTGGAGGACCGGCTCGTGGGCATCAAGAGCCGCGAGGTCTACGAGGCGCCCGGCGCCATGGCGCTCATCGCCGCCCACCAGGAACTGGAGGCCGTCACCGTCGAACGCGACCTGGCCCGCTTCAAGCGCGGCGTCGACCAGCGGTGGGGCGAGCTGGTCTACGACGGCCTCTGGTTCTCCCCGCTCAAGCAGTCCCTCGACGTCTTCGTCGGCGAGGCCAACCGGCACGTCACCGGCGACATCCGCATGGTGCTGCACGGCGGCCGCGCCGTCGTCACCGGCCGGCGCAGCGAGGCGTCGCTCTACGACTACGACCTCGCGACCTACGACACCGGCGACACCTACGACCAGTCGATGGCCCGCGGGTTCATCGACGTGTGGAGCATGCCCGCCAAGATCTCCAACCTGCGCGACCGCAAGCACAGCTGA
- the argH gene encoding argininosuccinate lyase: MANESDTQVTRLWGGRFAGGPSEALARLSLSTHFDWRLARHDIAGSRAHARVLHTAGLLTDDELAAMLEGLDRLEADVASGEFTPVLADEDVHTALERGFIERVGPELGGRLRAGRSRNDQIATMVRMYLREQARAVAGELLDLTSALADQAEANIAVPMPGRTHLQHAQPVLLAHHLLAHAWPLLRDVERLRDWDARAAVSAYGSGALAGSSLGLDPEAVAAELGFPAAAENSIDGTAARDVVAEFAFVGAMVGVDLSRLAEEIILWATKEFAFVTLDDAFSTGSSIMPQKKNPDVAELARGKSGRLIGDLAGLLGTLKGLPLAYNRDLQEDKEPVFDTADTLTLLLPAFTGMVATLEFNGERMAELAPQGFSLATDVAEWLVRRRVPFREAHEIAGACVRTCEERGIDLPDLTDSDLAKISPHLTPGVREVLTVEGSLASRSAKGGTAPARVREQLERLRARIADHRAFAEAEA; encoded by the coding sequence GTGGCCAACGAGAGTGACACCCAGGTCACCCGCCTGTGGGGCGGCCGCTTCGCCGGCGGCCCCTCCGAGGCGCTCGCCCGGCTCTCCCTGAGCACCCACTTCGACTGGCGGCTCGCCCGCCACGACATCGCCGGCTCCCGCGCCCACGCACGCGTGCTGCACACGGCGGGACTGCTCACCGACGACGAGTTGGCGGCCATGCTGGAGGGCCTGGACCGGCTGGAGGCCGACGTCGCCTCCGGCGAGTTCACGCCGGTGCTCGCCGACGAGGACGTGCACACCGCTCTGGAGCGCGGCTTCATCGAGCGTGTAGGCCCCGAGCTCGGCGGGCGGCTGCGCGCCGGACGCTCGCGCAACGACCAGATCGCCACCATGGTGCGGATGTACCTCCGCGAGCAGGCGCGTGCCGTCGCGGGCGAGCTGCTCGACCTCACCTCGGCCTTGGCCGACCAGGCCGAGGCCAACATCGCCGTGCCCATGCCCGGCCGAACCCATCTCCAGCACGCCCAGCCGGTGCTGCTGGCGCACCACCTGCTCGCCCACGCCTGGCCGCTGCTGCGCGACGTCGAGCGGTTGCGCGACTGGGACGCGCGTGCAGCGGTCTCGGCCTACGGATCGGGCGCACTGGCGGGCTCCTCGCTGGGCCTGGACCCCGAGGCGGTGGCGGCCGAGCTCGGATTCCCCGCCGCGGCCGAGAACTCCATCGACGGCACGGCGGCGCGCGACGTCGTCGCCGAGTTCGCCTTCGTCGGCGCCATGGTCGGCGTCGACCTGTCGCGGTTGGCCGAGGAGATCATCCTGTGGGCCACCAAGGAGTTCGCCTTCGTGACCCTGGACGACGCGTTCTCCACCGGGTCCTCGATCATGCCGCAGAAGAAGAACCCCGACGTCGCCGAGCTGGCCCGCGGCAAGTCCGGCCGCCTCATCGGCGACCTGGCCGGCCTGCTGGGCACCCTCAAGGGCCTTCCGCTGGCCTACAACCGCGACCTGCAGGAGGACAAGGAGCCGGTCTTCGACACCGCCGACACGCTCACCCTGCTGCTGCCGGCCTTCACCGGCATGGTCGCCACCCTGGAGTTCAACGGCGAGCGCATGGCCGAGCTCGCGCCCCAGGGGTTCTCCCTGGCCACCGACGTCGCCGAGTGGCTGGTGCGCCGGCGCGTCCCCTTCCGCGAGGCCCACGAGATCGCCGGAGCCTGCGTCCGCACCTGCGAGGAGCGCGGGATCGACCTTCCCGACCTCACCGACAGCGACCTCGCGAAGATCTCGCCGCACCTGACACCCGGCGTCCGCGAGGTCCTCACCGTCGAGGGCTCGCTCGCCTCCCGCTCGGCCAAGGGCGGCACCGCCCCCGCCCGAGTCCGGGAACAGCTGGAGCGCCTCCGCGCCCGGATCGCCGACCACCGCGCTTTCGCCGAAGCCGAGGCGTAG
- a CDS encoding arginine repressor, with amino-acid sequence MTVDGAGSAPMTKTARHARISEALTRNDVRSQAELARLLAESGVQVTQATLSRDLDELGAVKLRTVDGELIYVLPGEGGERLQRARPDSLDLEHLSSARLTRLAEDLLVSAEASANMVVVRTPPGAAQYLASAIDHTDFHAILGTIAGDDTILVISRDPDGGGELASALLRLADRRP; translated from the coding sequence ATGACCGTCGACGGCGCCGGCTCCGCACCCATGACCAAGACCGCCCGCCACGCCCGTATCAGCGAGGCCCTCACCCGCAACGACGTCCGCTCCCAGGCGGAGCTGGCGCGGCTGCTGGCCGAGAGCGGCGTGCAGGTCACCCAGGCCACGCTCTCCCGCGACCTGGACGAACTGGGGGCGGTCAAGCTGCGCACCGTCGACGGAGAACTCATCTACGTACTGCCCGGGGAGGGCGGCGAGCGGCTGCAGCGGGCCCGGCCCGACAGCCTCGACCTGGAACATCTCTCCAGCGCCCGCCTCACCCGGCTGGCCGAGGACCTGCTGGTCTCCGCCGAGGCCTCGGCCAACATGGTCGTCGTCCGCACCCCGCCGGGCGCCGCCCAATACCTGGCCTCAGCCATCGACCACACCGACTTCCACGCCATCCTCGGCACCATCGCCGGAGACGACACCATCCTGGTGATCTCCCGCGACCCCGACGGCGGCGGGGAACTGGCATCGGCACTGCTGCGGCTGGCCGACCGGCGCCCCTGA
- a CDS encoding sensor histidine kinase translates to MSEQGGSERGIRAQLNRIVLIPSITFLALFAVLSTVTLTQAVSLRVATGDGRTGVYLYYSIVELQRERRLAVQYASAPSQEVLSALRQQAGTTDGAVEEVDSRGAGLRDHGDGGTARAAAAYFTEVDRRSEIRDGVMSDETGPRSALSAYDEVIAKGIRLYDALVHDLDDGPAAAAGADAAALVRAQESFTRGDALLSGAIAADRLTTARQTGFASMITGLRTRMAGTAPSLDGQAEQAHSGMVESAAWRRMNDTADTVAAYEPAIEVDPVTGGGSADRSAPESLDGWRADADDVNAHLVALVDSQLRAVTAATDAASAWMFNLALGGGIVSLFAGTVAYGVASRSAARLTSRLGRLRADTLILARDELPRIVRRLADAEPVDLDTELRRLDHGNDEVGQVADAFNTAQRTAVSAAVKEAETRAGVNRVFLAIAHRNQSLVQRQLQLLDRIEREEEDPDLLEDLFHLDHLATRGRRNAENLIILGGGRPGRRWRNPIPLVDILRGAISETDEYTRVKLRLVPELSLSGSVVADVIHLVAELVENATAFSPPHTVVHIHSEVVPKGVAVEIEDRGLGMGGPDLDAANATLEQAPEFDVMALNRDSRLGLFVVARLAAKHDIHVRLCPSPYGGTRAVVLIPAALISRAEPSALPDRPATAPGPDGNARTSGGLLAGTAGRRRKEVPAESAPAAPAAPGRRAEPEPADHAPAPSSADPQDSGGERPALPRRRRQANLAPQLRHDPAPAGGGGESDSGAPVSLREPDDARRMMSAFQSGTRQGREESDDGDRERAPVGEQPEPAERGRFEHGAAPEGAGPRRLAGPEDETGGGPRPPTPVGAAGERAAGRPSGPHTGESE, encoded by the coding sequence ATGAGTGAGCAGGGCGGCTCGGAGCGCGGCATCAGAGCCCAGCTCAACAGGATCGTGCTGATTCCCAGCATCACGTTCCTGGCGCTGTTCGCCGTGCTGAGCACGGTGACGCTCACCCAGGCCGTCTCGCTGCGGGTGGCCACCGGCGACGGGCGCACCGGCGTCTACCTCTACTACTCGATCGTCGAGCTGCAGCGCGAGCGCCGCCTGGCGGTCCAGTACGCGAGCGCCCCTTCGCAGGAGGTGCTCTCGGCGCTGCGCCAACAGGCCGGGACCACCGACGGCGCCGTCGAGGAAGTCGACTCCCGCGGCGCAGGACTGCGCGACCACGGCGACGGCGGAACCGCCCGCGCCGCCGCGGCCTACTTCACCGAGGTCGACCGGCGCAGCGAGATCCGCGACGGTGTCATGTCCGACGAAACCGGGCCGCGGTCCGCCCTCTCGGCCTACGACGAGGTGATCGCCAAGGGCATCCGCCTCTACGACGCGCTCGTGCACGACCTCGACGACGGCCCCGCGGCGGCCGCAGGAGCCGACGCCGCCGCCCTCGTCCGCGCTCAGGAGTCCTTCACCCGCGGCGACGCCCTGCTCAGCGGCGCCATCGCCGCCGACCGGCTCACCACCGCCCGCCAGACCGGGTTCGCCTCGATGATCACCGGGCTGCGCACCCGCATGGCCGGCACCGCCCCCTCCCTCGACGGCCAGGCCGAGCAGGCGCACAGCGGCATGGTCGAGAGCGCGGCGTGGCGCCGCATGAACGACACCGCCGACACCGTCGCCGCGTACGAACCGGCCATCGAGGTGGACCCCGTCACCGGCGGCGGCTCCGCCGACCGGTCGGCGCCCGAGAGCCTCGACGGCTGGCGCGCCGACGCCGACGACGTCAACGCCCACCTGGTGGCCCTCGTCGATTCCCAGCTCCGCGCCGTCACGGCCGCCACCGACGCCGCCAGCGCCTGGATGTTCAACCTGGCGCTCGGCGGTGGCATCGTCTCGCTGTTCGCCGGAACCGTCGCATACGGCGTCGCCTCGCGCTCGGCCGCCCGCCTGACCTCTCGGCTGGGCCGGCTGCGCGCCGACACGCTGATCCTGGCGCGGGACGAACTGCCCCGGATCGTGCGCCGACTGGCCGACGCCGAGCCCGTCGACCTCGACACCGAGCTGCGCCGCCTCGACCACGGCAACGACGAGGTCGGCCAGGTGGCCGACGCCTTCAACACCGCCCAGCGCACCGCCGTCAGCGCCGCGGTGAAGGAGGCCGAGACCCGCGCCGGCGTCAACCGGGTCTTCCTCGCCATCGCCCACCGCAACCAGTCGCTGGTGCAGCGCCAGCTCCAGCTGCTGGACCGGATCGAGCGCGAGGAGGAAGACCCCGACCTGCTCGAAGACCTGTTCCACCTCGACCACCTGGCCACCCGCGGACGACGCAACGCCGAGAACCTCATCATCCTCGGCGGAGGCCGCCCCGGCCGCCGCTGGCGCAACCCCATCCCCCTCGTGGACATCCTGCGGGGCGCCATCTCCGAGACCGACGAGTACACCCGCGTCAAACTGCGCCTGGTGCCCGAGCTCTCCCTCTCCGGTTCGGTCGTGGCCGACGTCATCCACCTGGTCGCCGAACTGGTCGAGAACGCCACCGCCTTCTCGCCTCCGCATACCGTGGTGCACATCCACAGCGAGGTCGTCCCCAAGGGCGTCGCCGTGGAGATCGAAGACCGCGGCCTGGGTATGGGCGGCCCCGATCTGGACGCCGCCAACGCGACCCTGGAGCAGGCGCCAGAGTTCGACGTCATGGCCCTGAACCGGGACTCCCGGCTGGGCCTGTTCGTCGTCGCGCGCCTCGCCGCCAAGCACGACATCCACGTACGGCTGTGCCCCTCGCCCTACGGCGGCACGCGTGCGGTCGTCCTCATCCCGGCCGCGCTGATCTCTCGGGCCGAGCCTTCGGCGCTCCCCGACCGCCCGGCCACTGCACCCGGCCCCGACGGGAACGCCCGCACTTCCGGCGGCCTCCTCGCCGGCACCGCGGGCCGCCGCCGCAAGGAGGTCCCCGCGGAGTCCGCTCCCGCCGCTCCCGCCGCCCCCGGGCGCCGAGCGGAACCCGAACCGGCGGACCACGCGCCCGCGCCGTCGTCCGCCGACCCCCAGGACTCCGGCGGCGAACGCCCCGCGCTGCCGCGGCGCCGCAGGCAGGCCAACCTCGCGCCGCAGCTGCGCCACGACCCCGCACCCGCCGGCGGAGGCGGCGAATCCGACTCGGGCGCGCCGGTGAGCCTGCGCGAACCCGACGACGCCCGCCGGATGATGAGCGCCTTCCAGAGCGGCACGCGGCAGGGCCGCGAAGAGTCCGACGACGGCGACCGGGAGCGGGCCCCGGTCGGCGAACAGCCCGAGCCGGCGGAACGCGGCCGCTTCGAGCACGGCGCCGCACCCGAGGGGGCGGGACCGCGCCGGCTCGCCGGTCCGGAAGACGAAACGGGGGGCGGTCCGCGGCCGCCGACGCCGGTCGGCGCGGCAGGCGAGCGCGCCGCGGGTCGGCCGTCGGGCCCACACACGGGAGAGAGCGAATAG
- a CDS encoding acetylornithine transaminase produces the protein MSATSDLQARYDAALMPNYGTPPVAIARGEGCRVYDADGRSYLDLIAGIAVSALGHGHPALVAAVADQAAAVAHTSNLFLHEREVELAERLVALLGGTAERDARVFFANSGTEANEAALKLVKRAAGEGRTRIVATENGFHGRTLGALALTGKPAIRDAFGPYGIEVAFVPHGDAEALREAVDDTCAAVFVEPVQGEAGVVPASAGYLADVRRICDAAGAAFVLDEIQSGIGRTGHWFAHQAQGVVPDVLTLAKGLGGGLPIGACVGFGRYATAFAKGDHGSTFGGNPVACAAALAVLDTIEHENLLASAAELGTLLEREAAAVDHPLLAEVRGAGLWRGLRLHENASAAVQTSAAAHGFLVNAVTPDTVRIAPPLTISRDEILEFTAALPAILEEAR, from the coding sequence ATGAGCGCCACGAGCGACCTGCAGGCCCGCTACGACGCCGCCCTGATGCCCAACTACGGCACCCCGCCCGTGGCGATCGCCCGCGGTGAGGGCTGCCGGGTCTACGACGCCGACGGCCGGAGCTACCTCGACCTCATCGCCGGCATCGCCGTCTCCGCCCTGGGACACGGCCACCCCGCGCTGGTGGCGGCCGTCGCCGACCAGGCCGCGGCCGTCGCGCACACCAGCAACCTGTTCCTCCACGAGCGCGAGGTCGAGCTGGCCGAACGGCTTGTGGCCCTGCTCGGCGGCACCGCCGAGCGCGACGCCCGCGTGTTCTTCGCCAACTCCGGAACCGAGGCCAACGAGGCCGCGCTCAAACTCGTCAAACGGGCCGCGGGCGAGGGCCGCACCCGGATCGTGGCCACCGAGAACGGCTTCCACGGCCGCACCCTGGGGGCGCTCGCCCTCACCGGCAAGCCCGCCATCCGCGACGCGTTCGGGCCCTACGGCATTGAGGTGGCCTTCGTCCCGCACGGCGACGCCGAGGCGCTGCGCGAGGCCGTCGACGACACCTGCGCCGCCGTCTTCGTCGAACCCGTCCAAGGGGAGGCCGGGGTGGTGCCCGCCTCCGCCGGCTACCTGGCCGACGTCCGCCGCATCTGCGACGCCGCCGGCGCCGCCTTCGTGCTCGACGAAATCCAGAGCGGCATCGGACGCACCGGCCACTGGTTCGCCCACCAGGCCCAAGGCGTCGTGCCCGACGTGCTGACCCTCGCCAAGGGCCTGGGCGGCGGACTACCCATCGGCGCCTGCGTCGGCTTCGGACGCTACGCGACCGCATTCGCCAAGGGCGACCACGGCTCCACGTTCGGCGGCAACCCCGTCGCCTGCGCCGCCGCCCTGGCCGTGCTCGACACCATCGAGCACGAGAACCTCCTGGCCTCCGCAGCCGAACTGGGCACCCTGCTGGAGCGCGAGGCCGCCGCCGTCGACCACCCGCTGCTCGCCGAGGTCCGCGGCGCCGGCCTGTGGCGCGGGCTGCGGCTGCACGAGAACGCGTCCGCAGCGGTGCAGACGTCCGCCGCGGCACACGGATTCCTGGTCAACGCGGTCACCCCGGACACGGTCCGGATCGCGCCCCCGCTGACGATCTCGCGCGACGAGATCCTGGAGTTCACCGCGGCCCTGCCCGCCATCCTCGAGGAGGCACGTTGA
- the argJ gene encoding bifunctional glutamate N-acetyltransferase/amino-acid acetyltransferase ArgJ, with the protein MSVTAPNGFRAAGVSAGLKPGGSRDVAVVVNDGPSRAAAAVFTRNRIKAAPVLWSQQVAEGGRVRAVVLNAGGANACTGPAGFQDTHATAEHVADALEDSAGEVLVCSTGIIGERLPMPRLLDGAQQAVGSAARDGGLDAADAIRTTDTVAKIAFKRGAGYTVGGMAKGAGMLAPELATMLAVITTDADLTAPQCDGLLRAATRRTFDRVDSDGCASTNDTVVLMASGASGTTPDEAEFGALLTEVCDDLARQLVADAEGSTKSIAVEAVGAADEADAVEAARSVARSNLFKCAVFGEDPNWGRALAAVGTTGARFDPDEVNLAINGVWVCRRGAIGDDRSKVDLSGRDVTVTVDLQAGSAAATVWTNDLTTGYVHENADYSS; encoded by the coding sequence GTGAGCGTCACCGCACCCAACGGGTTCCGCGCCGCCGGCGTCAGCGCCGGCCTCAAACCCGGCGGCTCCCGCGACGTCGCCGTCGTCGTCAACGACGGGCCCTCCCGCGCCGCCGCGGCCGTGTTCACCCGCAACCGCATAAAGGCCGCCCCCGTGCTGTGGTCGCAGCAGGTCGCCGAGGGGGGCCGCGTCCGCGCGGTGGTCCTCAACGCCGGCGGCGCCAACGCCTGCACCGGCCCCGCCGGGTTCCAGGACACCCACGCCACAGCGGAGCACGTCGCCGACGCCCTGGAGGACTCCGCAGGGGAGGTCCTCGTCTGCTCCACCGGCATCATCGGCGAGCGGCTGCCCATGCCGCGGCTGCTCGACGGCGCCCAGCAGGCGGTGGGCTCCGCCGCGCGCGACGGCGGCCTCGACGCCGCCGACGCCATCCGCACCACCGACACCGTCGCCAAGATCGCCTTCAAGCGCGGCGCCGGCTACACCGTCGGCGGCATGGCCAAAGGCGCCGGTATGCTCGCTCCCGAGTTGGCCACCATGCTGGCCGTCATCACCACCGACGCCGACCTCACCGCCCCCCAGTGCGACGGCCTGCTGCGCGCCGCCACCCGGCGCACCTTCGACCGCGTCGACTCCGACGGCTGCGCCTCCACCAACGACACCGTCGTGCTCATGGCCAGCGGCGCGTCGGGTACGACACCCGACGAGGCCGAGTTCGGCGCGCTGCTCACCGAGGTCTGCGACGACCTCGCCCGCCAACTCGTCGCCGACGCCGAAGGTTCCACCAAGTCCATCGCCGTCGAGGCGGTCGGCGCCGCCGACGAGGCCGACGCCGTCGAGGCCGCCCGCTCCGTGGCCCGCAGCAACCTGTTCAAATGCGCCGTGTTCGGCGAAGACCCCAACTGGGGCAGGGCCCTGGCGGCGGTGGGCACCACCGGCGCCCGGTTCGACCCCGACGAGGTCAACCTCGCCATCAACGGTGTCTGGGTGTGCCGCCGCGGCGCCATCGGCGACGACCGATCCAAGGTGGACCTGAGCGGGCGCGACGTCACCGTCACCGTCGACCTGCAGGCCGGCAGCGCGGCGGCGACCGTGTGGACCAACGACCTGACCACCGGCTACGTGCACGAAAACGCGGACTACAGCTCCTAA